A single region of the Leisingera thetidis genome encodes:
- a CDS encoding capsule biosynthesis protein, which produces MNSRRFLFLQGPHGPFFAALGRMLQAAGCEVARVGFNAGDQAFWRRRDSYIPFTGCQQEWPEVLAGLLESRGITDIVIYGDTRPIHATAVAAARQRGLTVHVFEEGYLRPYWVTYERGGANGHSRLMDMTVPEMQQALARSDMEAQLPPAHWGDMRQHVFYGALYHWFVMFRNRRYRNFRPHRALPVTKEFQLYLKRLLLMPAQALERRLAERRIRSGGFPYHLALLQLEHDSSFQMHSPFSSMRDFLAEVIGGFAAGAPRHHHLVIKAHPLEDGRAQVRRTLRRLAREHGIAGRVHYVRGGKLAQLLNEARTAVTVNSTAGQQVLWRGIPLRVFGRAVYGKPEFVSEQPLAEFFAAACRPDSRAYKDYRRFLLETSQVPGGYYSRDGRRQLLRQVADMMLAPDDPYDALRLGTAAPRQQLRLVT; this is translated from the coding sequence ATGAACTCCCGCCGCTTCCTGTTCCTGCAAGGCCCGCACGGTCCGTTTTTTGCTGCCCTTGGCCGGATGCTGCAGGCGGCGGGATGCGAGGTTGCGCGGGTGGGGTTCAATGCCGGCGACCAGGCGTTCTGGCGCCGCCGGGACAGCTACATTCCCTTCACCGGCTGCCAGCAGGAGTGGCCGGAGGTGCTCGCCGGGCTGCTGGAAAGCCGCGGCATCACCGACATTGTGATCTATGGCGATACCCGCCCCATTCATGCGACCGCAGTGGCGGCGGCGCGGCAGCGCGGCCTCACCGTGCATGTTTTCGAGGAAGGCTACCTGCGCCCCTACTGGGTGACCTATGAGCGCGGCGGCGCCAATGGCCATTCGCGGCTGATGGACATGACGGTCCCCGAGATGCAGCAGGCGCTGGCGCGGTCGGACATGGAAGCGCAGCTGCCGCCTGCGCATTGGGGCGACATGCGCCAGCATGTGTTCTACGGCGCGCTCTATCACTGGTTCGTCATGTTCCGGAACCGCAGGTACCGCAACTTCCGGCCGCACCGGGCGCTGCCGGTGACCAAGGAATTCCAGCTTTACCTCAAGCGCTTGCTGCTGATGCCCGCCCAGGCCCTGGAACGGCGGCTGGCGGAGCGGCGCATCCGCAGCGGCGGCTTCCCCTACCATCTGGCGTTGCTGCAGCTGGAGCATGACAGTTCGTTCCAGATGCACTCCCCCTTCAGCAGCATGCGCGATTTCCTGGCGGAGGTGATCGGCGGCTTTGCCGCAGGCGCCCCGCGCCATCATCACCTGGTGATCAAGGCGCACCCGCTGGAAGACGGCCGCGCCCAGGTGCGCCGCACGCTGCGGCGGCTGGCGCGGGAGCATGGCATCGCCGGCCGGGTGCATTATGTGCGCGGCGGCAAGCTGGCGCAGCTTTTGAACGAGGCCCGCACCGCGGTGACCGTCAACTCCACCGCCGGCCAGCAGGTGCTGTGGCGCGGCATCCCCTTGCGGGTGTTCGGGCGCGCGGTCTATGGCAAGCCGGAATTTGTCTCGGAGCAGCCGCTGGCGGAATTCTTTGCCGCGGCCTGCCGCCCCGACAGCCGCGCCTACAAGGATTACCGGCGGTTCCTGCTTGAAACCTCGCAAGTGCCTGGCGGCTATTATTCCCGCGACGGGCGCCGCCAGCTGCTGCGCCAGGTGGCCGACATGATGCTGGCACCTGACGATCCCTATGATGCGCTGCGCCTGGGCACAGCGGCACCGCGGCAACAGTTGCGCCTGGTGACCTGA
- a CDS encoding riboflavin synthase: MFTGIITDVGTIAELEQQGDLRARIRTAYDTATIDIGASIASDGVCLTVIALGEDWYDVQVSAETVSKTNLDAWAVGKRVNLERALKVGDELGGHIVSGHVDGVAEVVEMKDEGDSTRVTLRAPKALARFIAPKGSVALNGTSLTVNGVDGCEFGINFIPHTKEVTTWGDVKTGDRINLEIDTLARYVARLQEAG; encoded by the coding sequence ATGTTCACTGGCATCATCACCGACGTTGGCACCATCGCCGAGCTGGAGCAGCAGGGCGACCTGCGGGCCCGCATCCGCACCGCCTATGACACTGCCACCATCGACATCGGGGCGTCGATCGCCTCGGACGGGGTGTGCCTGACGGTGATCGCGCTGGGTGAAGACTGGTATGATGTGCAGGTGTCGGCCGAGACCGTCTCCAAAACCAATCTCGACGCCTGGGCTGTGGGCAAACGGGTAAACCTGGAACGCGCACTGAAGGTCGGCGACGAACTGGGCGGGCACATCGTGTCCGGCCATGTGGATGGCGTCGCCGAAGTGGTGGAGATGAAGGACGAGGGCGACAGCACCCGCGTCACTCTGCGCGCACCCAAGGCGCTGGCCCGTTTCATCGCCCCCAAGGGATCGGTGGCGCTGAACGGCACCTCGCTGACAGTGAACGGCGTGGACGGCTGCGAATTCGGCATCAACTTCATCCCGCACACCAAGGAAGTCACCACCTGGGGCGATGTAAAGACCGGCGACCGCATCAACCTGGAGATCGACACCCTGGCCCGCTACGTCGCGCGTCTGCAGGAAGCCGGCTGA
- a CDS encoding proline racemase family protein — protein sequence MRASRILQAVEAHAEGEPGRVITGGMPLLRGNTVFEKMQDMAANHDEIRLQMLREPRGNPGLCGNAIVPPCHPEADAGFIIFEQTEYPPMSGSNTICVVTVLLETGIVPMAEPVTELTLEAPAGLIRVRAECRDGKVTRVAFQNVPAFAVHLDAQVEVAGLGTVTVDVAWGGMFFVLAEAERLGIALDAGNGAEIVRVSEAIRHATAEQLPVAHPDNPEITGPTITNLWGAPAAEGTNGRGAITISTGRFDPERPQDASGILDRSPCGTGTCAKMAVLHARGVLGIGQDYVNAGPLGTTFTGRITAETQAGPYKAIVPTLSGQGWIYGLSSYTLDPSDPFPAGYTVGDMW from the coding sequence ATGCGCGCATCCCGCATACTGCAAGCGGTTGAAGCCCATGCCGAGGGCGAGCCGGGCCGGGTGATCACCGGCGGCATGCCCCTGCTGCGGGGCAATACGGTATTCGAGAAGATGCAGGACATGGCCGCGAACCATGATGAGATCCGGCTGCAGATGCTGCGCGAGCCGCGCGGCAATCCCGGCCTGTGCGGCAACGCCATCGTGCCGCCCTGCCATCCGGAGGCGGATGCGGGCTTCATCATCTTCGAGCAGACCGAATACCCGCCAATGTCGGGCTCCAACACGATCTGCGTGGTGACGGTGCTGCTGGAAACCGGCATCGTGCCGATGGCGGAACCGGTGACCGAGCTGACACTGGAGGCCCCGGCCGGGCTGATCCGGGTGCGCGCGGAATGCCGCGACGGCAAGGTGACGCGGGTGGCGTTCCAGAACGTGCCGGCCTTTGCGGTGCATCTGGATGCGCAGGTCGAGGTGGCCGGGCTGGGCACCGTCACCGTGGATGTGGCCTGGGGCGGGATGTTCTTTGTGCTGGCCGAGGCCGAACGGCTGGGGATTGCGCTGGACGCAGGCAACGGCGCCGAGATCGTGCGTGTCTCCGAGGCGATCCGCCATGCCACGGCGGAGCAGCTGCCGGTGGCGCATCCGGACAATCCTGAGATCACCGGCCCGACCATCACCAACCTTTGGGGCGCACCGGCGGCGGAGGGCACCAACGGGCGCGGCGCGATCACCATCTCCACCGGCCGGTTCGACCCGGAGCGCCCGCAGGACGCCAGCGGCATCCTCGACCGGTCCCCCTGCGGCACCGGTACCTGCGCCAAGATGGCGGTGCTGCATGCGCGCGGGGTGCTGGGCATCGGGCAGGACTACGTGAATGCCGGGCCGCTGGGCACCACCTTCACCGGGCGGATCACAGCCGAGACGCAAGCGGGGCCTTACAAGGCCATTGTCCCCACGCTGTCCGGCCAAGGCTGGATCTATGGCCTCTCCAGCTACACGCTGGATCCCAGCGATCCGTTCCCTGCGGGCTATACCGTCGGCGACATGTGGTGA
- the ribB gene encoding 3,4-dihydroxy-2-butanone-4-phosphate synthase, giving the protein MSFETPGPVEAQLRDAISPIEEIIEEARQGRMFILVDHEDRENEGDLVIPAQAADAAAINFMATHGRGLICLTMPAERIEELGLPMMALHNSSRHETAFTVSIEAREGVSTGISAADRALTVATAIDPEKSAADIATPGHVFPLRARRGGVLVRAGHTEAGCDVARLAGHYPSSVICEIMKEDGTMARLPDLVQYAQKHGLKIGTISDLITYRARNDNLVTETSRETVTSEIGGEWEMRLFTDQTHGIEHVVMIKGDITTPEPVLVRTHALHEATDILGLGPKSARQLPRAMEIIAEEGRGVVTLFRQPRNALYANEDEGPRTVTIKQTGIGAQILSSLGLHKLVLLTDSPSTKYVGLDAYGLSITGSRPILKDD; this is encoded by the coding sequence ATGAGCTTTGAAACACCGGGGCCGGTCGAGGCGCAGCTGCGCGACGCCATCAGCCCGATCGAAGAGATCATCGAAGAGGCCCGTCAGGGCCGCATGTTCATCCTGGTCGACCACGAGGACCGCGAGAACGAAGGCGATCTGGTGATCCCGGCGCAAGCTGCCGATGCGGCGGCGATCAACTTCATGGCCACCCACGGCCGCGGCCTGATCTGCCTGACCATGCCGGCCGAGCGGATCGAGGAACTGGGCCTGCCGATGATGGCGCTGCACAACTCCTCGCGCCATGAGACCGCCTTCACCGTCTCAATCGAAGCGCGCGAGGGCGTGTCCACCGGCATCTCCGCCGCCGACCGGGCGCTGACCGTCGCCACCGCCATCGACCCGGAGAAATCCGCGGCCGACATCGCCACTCCCGGCCATGTGTTCCCGCTGCGCGCCCGCCGCGGCGGCGTGCTGGTCCGCGCAGGCCATACCGAGGCCGGCTGCGACGTGGCCCGGCTGGCCGGCCATTACCCGTCCTCGGTGATCTGCGAGATCATGAAGGAAGACGGCACCATGGCGCGGCTGCCCGATCTGGTGCAATATGCGCAGAAACACGGGCTGAAGATCGGCACCATCTCCGACCTGATCACCTACCGTGCCCGCAATGACAACCTGGTCACCGAGACGTCGCGTGAAACCGTGACCTCGGAAATCGGCGGCGAGTGGGAGATGCGGCTGTTCACCGACCAGACCCACGGCATCGAGCATGTGGTGATGATCAAGGGCGACATCACCACGCCGGAGCCGGTGCTGGTGCGCACCCATGCGCTGCACGAGGCGACCGACATCCTGGGCCTTGGCCCGAAATCGGCGCGCCAGCTGCCGCGTGCGATGGAGATCATCGCCGAGGAAGGCCGCGGCGTCGTGACCCTGTTCCGCCAGCCGCGCAACGCGCTCTATGCGAACGAGGACGAAGGCCCGCGCACGGTGACCATCAAGCAGACCGGCATCGGCGCCCAGATCCTGTCGAGCCTGGGCCTGCACAAGCTGGTGCTGCTGACCGACTCGCCTTCGACCAAATACGTCGGGCTGGATGCCTATGGGCTGTCCATCACCGGCAGCCGCCCCATTCTGAAGGACGACTGA